From the Lathyrus oleraceus cultivar Zhongwan6 chromosome 4, CAAS_Psat_ZW6_1.0, whole genome shotgun sequence genome, one window contains:
- the LOC127136753 gene encoding uncharacterized protein LOC127136753: protein MDPIKYIFEKSTLIGIITRWQMLLSEHDILYVAQKAIKGSVLAYHLSHQPMEDYQPLKFDFPKYDIMVFKDSKILRSDEGPEPGERWYLMFDGSSNATVHGIGEVLMYPNNFHLPFTTKLCFTCTNNMVEYEACILGLKEVVDIRIKVLEVYGDFALVINQITSDWETGHANLIPYQDYMLKLLPKFDQITFSHIPREENQMAYALETLASMYKLIWPNHQPNIKIRHFDKPVHCLTMTEESDGKPWFFDIKHYLEKQEYPVDASSLDKRTIRRLASKFFLNGYVMYTRNYDTVLLRCVDKHEGSFSTHASGHKMAKKILRAGYYWLMMEPDYFHYART from the coding sequence cagatgttattatcagaaCACGATATCCTTTATGTCGCACAGAAAGCCATCAAGGGTAGTGTACTGGCATATCATCTTTCTCACCAGCCGATGGAGGATTACCAACCtttgaagtttgatttcccaAAATATGACATTATGGTTTTCAAAGACTCTAAGATCCTTAGATCTGACGAAGGACCCGAACCAGGGGAGCGATGGTATCTTATGTTCGATGGTTCTTCAAATGCTACAGTTCATGGAATTGGGGAAGTATTAATGTATCCCAATAATTTTCATCTACCATTCACCACAAAGCTTTGCTTCACCTGTACAAATAacatggttgagtatgaagcttgcatactagggCTAAAGGAGGTCGTTGATATAAGGATTAAAGTCCTGGAAGTATATGGAGATTTTGCTTTAGTGATAAATCAGATCACGAGTGATTGGGAAACGGGACATGCTAATCTAATTCCATATCAGGATTATATGCTAAAGTTGCTCCCGAAATTTGACCAAATCACTTTCTcccatattcctcgagaagagaatcagatggcatATGCTCTAGAAACTCTGGCATCCATGTACAAGTTGATATGGCCTAACCATCAACCTAATATTAAAATTAGGCATTTTGACAAACCTGTTCATTGTTTAACAATGACAGAAGAATCAGATGGAaaaccctggttctttgatatcaaacaCTATCTAGAGAAACAAGAATATCCTGTAGACGCTTCTAGCCTTGACAAGAGGACTATACGGAGGCTGGCATCAAAGTTCTTCTTAAATGGATATGTGATGTATACGCGGAATTATGACACAGTCCTTCTCAGATGTGTGGACAAACATGAAGGATCCTTCAGCACTCATGCAAGTGGACACAAGATGGCAAAGAAAATCCTGAGGGCAGGTTACTACTGGCTAATGATGGAACCTGACTATTTTCATTATGCCAGGACGTGA